Within the Populus trichocarpa isolate Nisqually-1 chromosome 14, P.trichocarpa_v4.1, whole genome shotgun sequence genome, the region taaattgttttattaagaattagtcttaattttttttttctttgaagttaTTTAAATCTTATGATCATGaggttaataaattaatttgagttgacttagatcttttattttgttattttttttcaatttttttttaaagtttcacCCTTcgtattatttgataattaaactttataattttattcaagattTGCTTTCAATAAAGCTATCTAAATACATACAGGCTaggagcaatttttttttttatttttttatattgttattttttttatgagtttatttattattattgtattttttaaattaacctaaCTTACTCCATTCAATTGATACTagtctcgatttttttttttttttttgctttgccttggtatttttttctaggttgaaaaaaaaattaggttggcACAGCATAGAGCTAAGCCTTTTATCTAGTGTGCTCTAAGCATCAAATGGCTTCAGGGGTTCTACGAAAAGGTAGAAGATGAATACCCATCAACATATCACTAGAATCAAAGAAGCTTCTTTGCTTTGCGAAGCATTCCCAGATTATGCAGTTGCTTCTTGCAGAAACCCCCTATGAATCATCTGATTCCAGTCCGAGTGCTGATTCATTCAACTGATGAAGGCATGTAAGAAAAAGTACTTCTCAATAGTATTCTCAAATATTGAGGATGTAGTGCAATGATCATAACTGTAAAATGACAATATTCTGATGCATCCCATCCCAATTACAGGAAACTTAAAGGATCAATAGGTCTGATTCCTTCCAAAAGTTTCTAATTCACGAATTTGCACCCCTTGGAAATGATGCAAAAGCTAACACATCAAGTCATTTTACTTGGATCTTGTATACCAACTCTCTAGGTCAAGTCCACACGCAAACAAGTCCACACCCAAACACATTCAGGAAGTTAAAGTCACATACAAATGATGCCGTTGATGCTTACCATGTGAAAACATCAACTTGGAATAACTTCATCCCTGAACAAAACAGAGTCAAGACATCTATAGTTAAGGAACAAAAAGCATTTCCTACAATGAGTCATATAAACGTGTACTTTGGAAAGAAATAACAGACACCCAACTGAATTTCACAAACAGTCATCGTGGTTACCATACAGAAACCTCAGACTTCTTCAACTTTCATGCACAACGCAGGAAAAAGCCCTGAAGAACAAGGATGCATTTATGGATAGCCACAAGAGGAAACCCCACACCTAGCATCCTCCTTGCGGCCAGCACCAGTATCCTATGGCAAACGACTCAAAGAATATGTATTAATGAATACGAgcattttgcattaaaaaaatcagataaaaaacCTACCCGTATATCATCAAAGAATGCGGGCATGCTATCTATGTCTCCCTATTCCTAGCCATAACGAGAAAAGGGAAGAAGGGGAGTTAAGGTAAAACATAACAAGTAGTGAAACAGTACAAGACATTTCATGTATTTCGGACATGTACAAACTAGTAAGAAAGCATTACAAGATACCTCACACCACACAAGACAGGACAGGCCCACACAAGACAATACACTACTGAGGGAACAAGCGGTATCAGACATGAGAACAAGCGGCTTCAACATAAACATCTATCCTATAACCTGTTCCCCATTATTCCCTCAGAATTACTCCCTCGGAATGGGTCGGCAACGGTATCAGACACTCTCAGGTTACAAAGCAAAGCATCACGCCCActtaaaactattttgaaaaagccATCTACTTCCTTAGCAAGAAAATCTAGCACCTGAGAAAGTCTTTCTGCTCTCCTCCCCAAATCCGAAAAAGAACTGCTGAATGCTTCCACTTCAGTAGGTCCCATACCATCTTGGATCATGGGATATAAATTATTCACAACTGTCTCAACTTCATCTAATTCTTTCAAGAAAGTAAATTTCCCACGAGAAAATACTTCTCTAATTTCTCCATTTACTGTAGTTTGCAAATCAGAATAAGCTTGTGCCCACAATATTGTGTTGGGTACATCCAAATCTATCAGATTCTTTGAATTAACTGAAAATGCAGCGGCAAAAACACTACATACAAATACTGTCTGTACCTTAACTCCATACATGGCACGCATCAACACCTTTCCTTTGGCCGAGTTCTTAACCTTAGGCAGAGTCAAGGAATCCACAAGATTCTCTAAGATGGATTTACAGTTTTCCAGTCTTGGGTTCTTGGAGCCAATGTGCTGTCTCCAGCTATCTAGGGAAGAACATGCCTGCATTAACTTCTCTGAATTGTTGGACTCCAATTTATGCAGGGCGCATTGAAGAAAAAGTTGACCTTGGTTCAGCCACGAGAGCTCAGAGCTAAAAGCAATGCAAATATCAAGCAACTTCACAGTGATGTCCAAGTACACATCTATCCACTTCTCATCCCATTCAGTCACAGGGAGCTCAAGTTCTGTGATAAGTGTTTTTATGACAGTATGAGTCTCACAGAGTGACTCCATTGCCAATTTCATCCACGTGAAGCTAAGAACATCACCCTTGTCTTTAGGATTAAGTTTCCGCAACCTCGCTGCCAATGCCTCCTCAAATGtatttaataaagaaagaagcctTGGAGACAACTGAGAACCCTTTGGAGATAACATCCTGAAAGGATTTCCAAATGGAAAGAAAGGGCGGTGTGGCTGTTGTGGTTGActcatttcaacaatttactgcaacaagtttggaaaaaaaaatcattaatcttGTTGCACACAACATCAAAAGAGCACacacaaaatcaacaaaaaaccaCACCAAACAAAAGATCTACAATCAATAGATAGCGATTAGGACCCACCCAAACTTAAGCAAGATAAATTGCAAAACTTATCATCACAATGAAACAATTCATCAAGAAAACAGGAGAAAGAACCATATCTCCAACAAAGGTATTTCTTTAAGCCTCCATGCCTTCCTGAGAGAAAGTCGAGAAAAACTCTTCCCAAATACTCAGAAAAACAAATTCCAACCCcatcaaccaaataaaaaacctaCACAGCATATAGACCTTAAAAAGGAACTCAAAACAAAAGCTAGACAAAAGAAGATCTATAAAGAACACAGTTATGCATATCCAGTTATTGGCCGCTCTACatcttttcaaaatcaataaccaCAGCAAGAAAAAAGAGGCACAAAATCAATGcatattttctctttatctcATTCACACAAgaatttcaagttcaaaccaatcaaaataaaaatcagttaaattaaatgaaaaaaaaaatcaactctttTCCTACCAAATCGAATCTAAAGTTTCGATCTATGAATCTCTCATTTCAATTCATGCCTTctgttcttaaaattaaaacacaatcaAACAAGCATATAATTCATACACAAAACAGTTCAAACTTTATAACTCACCTAAATACCAGATCCTTAGATCAGAATAGCAATCAAGTCAAGACGAAACATAAGAATCactaagaaaatattgaaaccctaaccctaatcatttttactagaaaaaacaaTACTCTAATCTaagatctagaaaaaaaaaaaaaaaaaaacaaagagagagaccTTTTTTTAGCTATAGTTGTAAGAGAGATAGTACCTGAAGGAGTTCTTGCAAGAGATGAGAAATTTCCAGAGAAAAGTGTCCAGACGCGGAGCTTTGTTGAAAGTTTCCGGTTAATCTAGAGAGGTTAGGTGAGGTCTCTATTTTGTAGCTTAAGTTGTGGGCAAAGGTGAAGTTAACTGGCTGTTATAAAGTAATTGGTGACAGATGTGTACGTGGAAGGATGTGAGTGGTGGGCTGTGGTAACGGATAGATATTCATTTGGAGATTACTTACTGGCATTTTTGTGAGCAGAAATGGTGGGTCAGAGACAGGGAAGTAAATTCAAGCTTGattttactttatatttaatGCATGTGACATGTGATCCAACGGACAAGATCCTTGCTTCTAACTACACGAAATTGCCCTGGTTGTCGTTGCTATCTGGACCTCGTTCGCCGACCACAATATTATATATGTGGATACTTTCTTTCCCTGTGGGGGAATGGATCCAAGAAGATTTCCTTGAGGTAGTCGCCATAGGAAAAGGCTCGGCCCAGGTACAGATGGCTAATGCTAAAATTGCAAAGGGCTCCCGAATGGACTCGGCCGCCAAAGAACTCGAACCACACAGGAGCCAGCTAGAAATTAAAGGGTGCTGCTACGCTCCTCTCTTTACACTACAGACCAGGCTCATTCACTTGGATTCTTGAGAGAATCGATACAAGCACGGGGTTCATGCATATATCAGAACATTCTGACTGGTTACTGCAATGaattctagtattttttttaaaaaatgaattttagaaaaataaattatttttcaatgtttggcagtgtaataaaaaataagttggaaaatattttccagtatttggttatgtcatgtaaaatgagctggaaaataacttatttatgttttattttctcaagtttattaaaataataaggaacaaatcttacaaattaaaaagttgaatgaggatgaaattgaaaaaaaatataatttcataaattatctcaaataaaataaataataatagaaataatagaaatcaaatctaaaaaataaaataaaaatgaaagatgaaagatgaaaaaattaaaataataataattaacatttcataaattatttcaaataaaataagtaacaatcaaaagaatgaggaccaaatttgatagataaaaaatttcaataaaaaaaatgataagggaaaagcaaataacaattataaaaatgagaaccaaagttaatataaaaattaaattttaagagatgaaattgaaaaataaatattcaacacaaaatatatatagcaatcaaaagattgaggaccaaatttgatataatcagcaaataatatgacatttctaaatttttcacaatttccggaaagtgttttccgtccaaatttttcaggaaaataatttcctggaaaccaagctaaattttcctttgactggaaagtgtttttcattaatcaacttttctaatagtaaataaatacatgaaaatttagaaaataatttttcaaaaattacttttcagaaaacaaacatactcctAATACATGCTGCTGTGATAGATGATGAATACCCAACGGCGCTGGAAATTGGGCTCAAAACATGAGTCTAGTCCACACAAGTCGAATAAACTCCATTGAACCGCCTGGTATGCTATGAAGATGTTTCGTCCTTCAAGATGGAGACTGGTGATGGCCCTGTGGGAAATGGCACATCCTGTAAGCTCGTATATACACGAAGGATGTATTTAACTAAGGTTTTcctctttttaataaaaaaaaaaagtgagcaTGCACAGCATAAAGTCAATACAGATATTGATAGCGCAGCGGTGCTGCCACATGATATGTTTTCAAGTAATCGAAGCTAGGGTTTAAGGAGCAACATAAGTAGGTGCCAGTAGTCCTCTCCACCTTTGGATTTGAATAATAATGCTCAGGATTAATCAGCCTTGAACCCCTCTCAATGCCTAACAACATACCTGACAGTACACAGGCATTCTATTCTAGACTTGCCCCTTCAAAAGCTTCTGAACAAGAATACTATGGTCAATGGGCTGGAAGAGTGAGAATTGAGCAAGGTATCGTGTATCTTCACACCATACATTGCCCATCTTGCACACAAAAGGCCAGAAAAAGATTACGCACCTCTAAAAAGGTCTACTGATCATATATCGAAATTCTGGattcatgaaatattttatggCCAAAAGTAGTCCTACAAACTCTGCTCGTCCGCCAGTAAAGTGATCATGAACGCAGGCTTCTCAGCCCCACAAGATACAAACAAATGTTAATTGTATCAGGTCGCCTCCTACAAGTGATATGAAACCATTTCTAGTACTGGCATGAGAGAGACAAATGAAGCTCCTGCCACGTGAAGGATTCCGAATTGACATGGAGACCAGTAGCTCCTACGCCAAGCTAAAAACATGCCCAAAAAAGTGTGGAATCCCCAAGcttggcatttttttttatttttttttctccagacTGGTCCTGCGTTAGATCATCACAGGACGAATAAATGCCTTCACCAAGTATGATCTTGCGCCAGTACAGATTGCTTCGTTAGAAGTTTCATAAAGACCAAGTCACGAACCCGAAAGCAAAGTGCAGCAAAGTGACAAATGAACTCATCAAATACATCCAAAACTATTTACTTTAACAGGTATTATGCCAAGCTTCATTGTTAGGCTACAATGCAAAAGCATGTACTCTGGCAACGACGGCTAAATAAATCACACGGCATGACCCCATTTCCAGACTAGATGTTGGCTGCTTCCTAGCTAGCTGGTCCAACCCAAAACAAGGAAAGCACATGAATAAAAGAGTTGCAAGTACGTTTGCTACAGAAGAAATAGCTGGTTACCGGGTCCATTTCCCATAAACATCTGGTTTTTTTGGCTGGCAATGATGGTGACGAGTCACAAACATCTGGTTAGATAAATAATGCATCCATTGAAAGAAGAACTAGAATGGGACAATCAAACTACATCCATGAAATCCTCATAACTAATCTATATCTATGTAATAGTAAAGCAATAGCATTCCGATTTAAATCAATTTGCCGATCAATTGAAATTATGGGGTGACAACTGGACTGCTGACATGGATGTGTCTTGTAGTGCTTAATGAGCGTGATAGATCCTATCGGTATATTTTAACCAGGAAGCATCCTTTCATTGATTGCCGCAGAATTCCAAAGCAGATAGGAGCCGTGCGTCGCTTTGCTTACATATTTTCCATCTGGGAACACTAATGTAGAATTTCAATATCATTTTGTTGAGTGAATCCGCATTCAAACAAACTCAGTAGTTACAGAGAGTAGAACATGCTTGTAAAGTTTCAATCAATCTGATTTAATGAtcggattaaaaattatattaaagtttCAAGGTGTTGTTGTATTGGTGTGCCTTGAGATGGTTAGACTGTCCCTTGCAATCCTCCTGTTGGTGATACTAGAACAATGAATAATGGATTTAATCATGCTGTAAGGCCATACAATGAGGAAATTCTGGCTGCATAAGTGGAAGGTAAGTAATATTCCTATTTGCATAATCTACTTCTTTGACAATTCTTTCACGTTTACGATCATAACGAGTTCATTTCACCTGCTGCAAAATGATCACACAGGGAGTTCACctcatgtatttaattttggttctgCGAGTTCTGAATACACCAGTAAATAATAATCAGCTGAACAACCTGGACAGCAACAAAATGGACCACCCACGTGAGAACTGGGCGATCAGCTAGTTTTGAAGTATAATAGATACAATGAGAAAGTCCAAAACTAATTTTGAATGACCATGGAGCATACAAACATGTAACtttgttttataattgaaacaataaaatatatcatttttctaTAAGAATAATGAATCAATTACACAACTGCATCCCCCACGGAGTAAGATATCCGAAATGGTATGAAAGCTAAGCTTAAAACAAATGCAGATTATCGTTTACTTATATAGAAGATACAACAAACACAATAGAATACCtacagggaaaaaaataaataaaagattcaatAACTTGGAGAGATGTAAAATTGTTAGTCACCTAATCCTCCAATGATGTTATCTCCATCTAGTTGGCTGATGATGTTTCCTACCACTTTCACCTTCACTTGTGTCTGAAGTCCCTTCTCCCGATTGCTTATCAATGAATTTCATAGCAGCATGATTCTCTTGTTCATAATCATGCTGTGAATGGGAAGGTTCTCTCCCAACTCGACGTTCCTGCAAAATTTGCGCAAGAATGGATCAATGAGCAGGAAACTGAAccattaaaagagagagatattCTTTCTTTAGACACCACAGATTATAATTCTTTGTTTGAAAGAAATGATGCATACATACATCACGAAATAGCAAGTCATCAGCCTCAAGCATGTGGATCACGTGTCCCATTTTGGGCCTCTTTGTAGCATCAGGATCGACACATTTAAGAGCTACCAGGAGAGCACGTTTTAATGCTTTTGAAGCAGGCATCTCGGGTAACTTGGGATCAACCACTTCTTCAGATTTTCGGTTCCCAACCATAGTTTTTAACCATTCTACCAGATTCACCTGCAATCATTTGGTTGTTTCCAAAAGTTATAGTTACAGCAATAGATAATAAAAGACAGAAAGGAGAAATTTTCAGAATTATATGTAAAAACTAACCTCTCCTTGTGGCCGACTATAATCAACAGGGCTTCTCCCAGAAATTATCTCCATGATAAGTATACCGAAACTATAAACATCACTCTTCTCATTCAGCATTCCAGTGCAAGCATATTCTGGAGCAACATAACTAGAAAACCCAACAAAATAAGATTTAGCTTTCCTGCTTAGGAGAATTAAAAGTCAACCAACCATTGTCTCAATGAACTTTCATATATAATGTTTGCattgcaaatgattttttttacaacagAGAAATAAAACCGGAACTCAAATCAAAGGAAACAAACTGACCCAAATGTTCCCATCACACGTGTTGTGACATAACTTCTCTCAGAATGTAAGAGCTTGGCAAGCCCAAAATCAGAAACCTTAGAGTTCCATTGGCGATCCAGTAATATGTTACTAGATTTTACATCTCGATGAACAACCTTTGGTTCAAGACCATCATGAAGGTAGGCCAATCTGCAACAACAATAGCAGCAAACAAAATACGTTGAgtgaaaaataagaacaaataatttcaGCAACAATGCATGCATCCATATGGATGATGAGTTTACTTACAATGGAATTCAGAATACTTACCCTTTTGCTGTTCCCAAAATAATGTTCCTACGAATATCCCACGTTAGCGGGCTGACTTCTCCAACATCACCATGTAGCCATTGGTCCAGATTACCATTGTCAACATACTCGTATACAAGCATTCTACATAGCAAAAACATGACCAATTACATTGAGACTGTTGACAACATGAGGcacaaactcaattttaaattgGAAGATAATTATACGCATACCTGTAAGCACCCTCAACACAGTATCCAAGCAATCTGACAAGATTCTTGTGCCGTACTCGTCCAATTACTTCCACTTCTACTTTGAATTCCCTCTCAGCTTGACCCCTGAGAATTTTCAGTATCATGAGCTACTAACCTATGCATGCATAATTTTAGTAGAAAGGCAGTCAAGACGTAGATGGAAGATTGCTGTCTGCTGCAGCAACTTCTATTCATattccaaaattatcaattcagGTTCAATTATGATCAAAGGCATTTGACAAGGAAAAGTAAGGAATCCCACAAAAGCATGTCACTTTACAGCACATATCCAACCACATGCAAGAcaagaaccaaaaaaagaagacaccAATCATAACCACTCAAGCACAGCACAGTAATTAAAACTTAGCAATTTTCTTCTACCATGGAGACTTAAAGCATACAGTAAAATAAGCAGATAAATTTCAAGTTTCCATAGTAATTCTAAACGTAAAACATCTCAAACAATCCCAAGTTCAATCCATAACAAATAAGATCCAAACTTTTACCACTTCTCTTCCCCATATCTTCCCCTAGCAAGTAGCAACAAATCAAAGACAAACATGCAAttcattccatttttttttctcattatctaaaaaaaaacacatgaaaataataataaaccaacaaagaaaacaattaaaagaacaaacttTACCTGTTATTCAACAAATTTTTAACAGCAACTTTAGTCCCGTCACTCAAAACCCCACGATACACAATCCCATACCCACCTTCACCAATAACATTCTCTTCACACAACCCACCAGTAGCAGCCTCCAACTCTCTCAAAGTATACCACCTACCCCACCCAAGATGCGACACTTCAGGCCCCACACTTCCACTCCCAAACGACGCCGTCTCACCACCACTAGCAGTCCCTCTACTCTCCCCACTCGAAAACACCACTCTATGCTCCACCTTCCCGATCCCAACCTGGATCTCCGGCACCTGAATCGCATGGTGATTGTGATCTTGCACGGGCAAGTGCACGATTTCTTGAATCTCTTTAGAGATTGGAGGGGTAGTGTCTGTCTTTGTTAGCTTAAATTGTCGGTTCTTGCGACGTGAAGTAACgcaaagagagaggagaaagagggCAAGAACTATTAATGAGCCCAATAAGATTCCTATGACTACCCATAAACGGAGACCAAAGATTGATGTAGGTTTTGATAGCTCCGTGTTAACAAATGCACCATCGTATACAGACATTATTGTTgtagaaaacaagaaaagaagaaatgggCTGTTGTTAGATTTACTGGGAATAGTTATGGAATTGAGTTTCTTGGCTCGGTTGCATTTGGTTTCACCGGAAAAAAAGAGGCTCCCGGCGATTATGATAGATGAGGGAGCGAATCAAAGATAggcggagagagagagaggaatcaAGTGGATAGTAAAGGGTGGATGGGAGGAAGGAAAGAGAGAGGGTTAGCGTGTGAAGATGAGCTGTCACTTTGTCTGTGTAAGCTAAGTTGAACTGAGACTGGACTGGCTTAAGGTTAAATGACGTGTTTGTCCTTCGGATTTGTATGtggtgatggtttttttttttttcctatctaaATTTGGATGAAGTTAATATGGTAAAACCAGCACTGACCGATCTCCGCTCACTTTTTAGCAAGAACAACAAATTTGTTATCAAATCCAAGTGGTGAAATGTAATGGCAATAAGAAAGCATAACCCTTTAATGAttgtgaataaaatatttacccTTTAAAAATTTGTTCTTTATGCTTTAAAACACTCACTTGCATGCTATGCCCACCCACATCCAAGACCATTATCTTATTAAAAGAATGGATATGATTTCTCTTTCGGATTTTAATTGTATAATCATGATAGCTTTTAGGATTCtaaactaagtttttttatatatataaaaaaaagaaaaaggttgagCAGAAGGGTATCTTtgtaagtaaattatttttttactcttttaaaattaaaatcctaaATATAAGGAGTggtaaaattaaacttaattttaatatcatgcCGGCCTACGATGATCATGACAGGAagcataatttttcaataatgaAGATGGTGTTTGACATGGTTTCTCTTTAtgcttttagatatttttaaaggtaaattttttttaaaagaagtattaaattaaaattttttataatgattttgatgtactatctttaatatattttcaagtaaaaataactTCTATTAtctattaaaatcttaattaattggAAAATCAATCTCGTTTCATATCTTACCTCTCTTGacttatatatttcttttaaaataaagtttttctttttgctaaTTTTCGTAGTTTCCATTCATAAATCTACATATGAAAACTTGAGCTGTTATTATTCTGTAGCCGGAGTTTGCTTTTCACGCAcgaattttacaaaaaataataaaaagatttgattccatatcattttttcctcttgattgtctctttctctctccggCCGGCTGTAAATAGCGGTATTTTCTGCAGCTGCGCCATAATACTTCTCTCAGGCGTGAATCTGGCAAGTTTTAATAAGGGGATCTACGTGGACATAGCTACCGAGaattaattgaaagaaagagagggaagGTGACCGTTGAAGGTGATTATGATGTTAGGACAGAGGGATCTCTGTTCTATGTTTTCCTTCGTCTGCTAGTTCTTACATACGTGTAGCAAAGACTAAGGACTGAGCTTGTGTATAATTTCCACATGGCAGTTGCGCCATATTCGTCAACGGGTCCCATGCTCCCATCAATCGCTACATGATGCATTCATGTTAAGCCAGGTGTGGGCCCAAGTCGGGCCCACAGGGGAGACTTTCGTAAATCACAGGAGTTTGGTGGACCGAAATCATGGTTTAGATAATACTTCGGTGGTAGTTAAGggaaaatacatatattaattgTCTAGTTCATTCTGCAAGTGC harbors:
- the LOC7494107 gene encoding probable serine/threonine-protein kinase At1g01540, which translates into the protein MSVYDGAFVNTELSKPTSIFGLRLWVVIGILLGSLIVLALFLLSLCVTSRRKNRQFKLTKTDTTPPISKEIQEIVHLPVQDHNHHAIQVPEIQVGIGKVEHRVVFSSGESRGTASGGETASFGSGSVGPEVSHLGWGRWYTLRELEAATGGLCEENVIGEGGYGIVYRGVLSDGTKVAVKNLLNNRGQAEREFKVEVEVIGRVRHKNLVRLLGYCVEGAYRMLVYEYVDNGNLDQWLHGDVGEVSPLTWDIRRNIILGTAKGLAYLHDGLEPKVVHRDVKSSNILLDRQWNSKVSDFGLAKLLHSERSYVTTRVMGTFGYVAPEYACTGMLNEKSDVYSFGILIMEIISGRSPVDYSRPQGEVNLVEWLKTMVGNRKSEEVVDPKLPEMPASKALKRALLVALKCVDPDATKRPKMGHVIHMLEADDLLFRDERRVGREPSHSQHDYEQENHAAMKFIDKQSGEGTSDTSEGESGRKHHQPTRWR
- the LOC7494106 gene encoding protein BPS1, chloroplastic: MSQPQQPHRPFFPFGNPFRMLSPKGSQLSPRLLSLLNTFEEALAARLRKLNPKDKGDVLSFTWMKLAMESLCETHTVIKTLITELELPVTEWDEKWIDVYLDITVKLLDICIAFSSELSWLNQGQLFLQCALHKLESNNSEKLMQACSSLDSWRQHIGSKNPRLENCKSILENLVDSLTLPKVKNSAKGKVLMRAMYGVKVQTVFVCSVFAAAFSVNSKNLIDLDVPNTILWAQAYSDLQTTVNGEIREVFSRGKFTFLKELDEVETVVNNLYPMIQDGMGPTEVEAFSSSFSDLGRRAERLSQVLDFLAKEVDGFFKIVLSGRDALLCNLRVSDTVADPFRGSNSEGIMGNRL